One segment of Danaus plexippus chromosome 10, MEX_DaPlex, whole genome shotgun sequence DNA contains the following:
- the LOC116767042 gene encoding arylsulfatase B-like isoform X2, whose protein sequence is MWKICVLLVIFSRSVTSQASPHILFIMVDDMGWNDVSYHGSNQILTPNLDVLASRGVILQQYYSEAICTPARTALLTGKYPMRLGMHGMPLYNSEDRGIPVSERLLPSYLKERGYKTHLVGKWHVGMSRNQFLPTRRGYDSHYGMLGGFVDYYTYNKVELLPNGKEFYGADLTDNDIPQDDEDRYIVDALTERAIDIIQNHNDSSPMFLHLAHNVPHAGNDGGLLQPPNVPLSKRNQHIAHSNRRLYAEMVTHLDLSVGKVVKALADNGMLQNTIIIFASDNGAPTVGMFNNWGVNLPFRGKKQTPWEGGVRVPAFIWHPSLRPKVWDGLMHVTDWLPTLVGAVGGEVNVQIDGVNQWDSISKDAKPKRKEVLIAIEDSDTNIYAAFRAGDYKIVVGNVTGLSNGYYGADFMTYRACPPDYFTTLKSSEVAKVFESFNMKLDYDEVLAMREASIIKQTDPVRDLIPCEPSPERGCLYNVKRDPSESHDLWSRGTKITDLLWSRLKNLWSMQLRRGPVTIDPRADPANFGYRWMPWLNDSLPANTLNNTNSSKNEIASNLSEKYYIVPNSDGSSDGKTVTTTVNCQDVKGFRNFLCILRSVF, encoded by the exons AT GTGGAAAATATGTGTGCTGCTCGTAATATTTTCACGCAGTGTGACTTCACAAGCCTCccctcatattttatttattatggtgGATGATATG GGATGGAATGATGTTTCGTATCATGGATCTAATCAAATATTGACGCCTAACTTGGATGTATTGGCCAGTAGGGGTGTGATACTTCAACAGTACTACAGCGAGGCGATATGCACTCCGGCACGTACAGCGCTACTCACCGGCAAATACCCCATGCGACTAG GAATGCACGGAATGCCGCTATATAATTCAGAAGATCGAGGCATACCGGTGTCAGAGCGACTGCTGCCTTCATACTTAAAGGAAAGAGGTTACAAAACTCATTTGGTCGGTAAGTGGCATGTGGGTATGTCACGAAATCAGTTCCTACCAACCAGAAGGGGATATGACAGCCATTACGGAATGCTCGGCGGATTTGTAGATTATTACACGTACAATAAAGTTGAACTG ttGCCTAATGGGAAAGAGTTCTATGGAGCTGACCTTACGGATAACGATATCCCACAAGACGACGAGGACCGATATATTGTAGACGCACTAACTGAAAGGGCTATAGACA tCATACAAAATCACAATGACTCAAGTCCAATGTTCCTTCACTTGGCGCATAACGTACCACATGCGGGCAACGATGGAGGGCTCCTCCAGCCTCCAAATGTACCACTGTCCAAGAGAAATCAACACATTGCTCATTCTAATAGAAGACTCTATGCag aaatGGTTACTCATTTGGACCTCAGTGTTGGAAAAGTTGTAAAGGCTTTAGCAGATAACGGAATGTTGCAAAACACTATCATCATATTCGCGTCTGATAACGGAGCGCCGACTGTAGGTATGTTTAATAACTGGGGAGTGAATTTACCTTTTCGAGGGAAGAAGCAAACTCCTTGGGAAGGGGGCGTTAGAGTCCCGGCCTTTATATGGCATCCTTCATTAAGACCGAAAGTTTGGGATGGTCTGATGCACGTTACCGATTGGCTCCCCACTCTCGTGGGGGCTGTTGGGGGTGAAGTGAATGTCCAGATTGACGGTGTCAACCAGTGGGATTCTATATCAAAAGATGCAAAACCTAAAAGAAAAGAAGTATTGATTGCTATTGAAGACAGTGATACCAATATTTACGCCGCTTTTAGAGCTGGTGATTATAAGATCGTTGTTGGAAATGTGACCGGCTTAAGCAACGGTTACTATGGGGCTGACTTCATGACCTATAGAGCGTGCCCACCTGATTATTTTACTACTCTCAAGTCTTCAGAGGTAGCTAAGGTTTTCGaatcatttaatatgaaactgGACTACGACGAAGTGTTGGCTATGCGAGAAGCAAGTATTATCAAACAAACAGACCCAGTACGAGACCTGATTCCGTGTGAGCCTAGTCCtg AACGTGGTTGTCTATACAATGTCAAACGGGATCCGTCGGAGAGCCACGACTTATGGAGCAGAGGAACTAAGATAACAGATTTACTGTGGAGTAGATTGAAGAACTTATGGTCAATGCAATTAAGAAGAGGTCCAGTAACGATAGACCCTCGGGCCGATCCAGCAAATTTCGGTTACAGATGGATGCCGTGGCTTAATGACAGTTTGCCAGCCAATACCTTGAATAACACtaattcatccaaaaatgaaATAGCTTCAAATcttagtgaaaaatattatatagtgcCCAATAGTGACGGTTCTTCAGATGGAAAGACAGTAACAACAACAGTTAACTGTCAAGATGTCAAAGGTTTTAGAAATTTCCTTTGCATATTAAGAAGTGTTTTCTAG
- the LOC116767042 gene encoding arylsulfatase B-like isoform X1, whose translation MFEYFVKIWWKICVLLVIFSRSVTSQASPHILFIMVDDMGWNDVSYHGSNQILTPNLDVLASRGVILQQYYSEAICTPARTALLTGKYPMRLGMHGMPLYNSEDRGIPVSERLLPSYLKERGYKTHLVGKWHVGMSRNQFLPTRRGYDSHYGMLGGFVDYYTYNKVELLPNGKEFYGADLTDNDIPQDDEDRYIVDALTERAIDIIQNHNDSSPMFLHLAHNVPHAGNDGGLLQPPNVPLSKRNQHIAHSNRRLYAEMVTHLDLSVGKVVKALADNGMLQNTIIIFASDNGAPTVGMFNNWGVNLPFRGKKQTPWEGGVRVPAFIWHPSLRPKVWDGLMHVTDWLPTLVGAVGGEVNVQIDGVNQWDSISKDAKPKRKEVLIAIEDSDTNIYAAFRAGDYKIVVGNVTGLSNGYYGADFMTYRACPPDYFTTLKSSEVAKVFESFNMKLDYDEVLAMREASIIKQTDPVRDLIPCEPSPERGCLYNVKRDPSESHDLWSRGTKITDLLWSRLKNLWSMQLRRGPVTIDPRADPANFGYRWMPWLNDSLPANTLNNTNSSKNEIASNLSEKYYIVPNSDGSSDGKTVTTTVNCQDVKGFRNFLCILRSVF comes from the exons atgtttgaatattttgttaaaatctg GTGGAAAATATGTGTGCTGCTCGTAATATTTTCACGCAGTGTGACTTCACAAGCCTCccctcatattttatttattatggtgGATGATATG GGATGGAATGATGTTTCGTATCATGGATCTAATCAAATATTGACGCCTAACTTGGATGTATTGGCCAGTAGGGGTGTGATACTTCAACAGTACTACAGCGAGGCGATATGCACTCCGGCACGTACAGCGCTACTCACCGGCAAATACCCCATGCGACTAG GAATGCACGGAATGCCGCTATATAATTCAGAAGATCGAGGCATACCGGTGTCAGAGCGACTGCTGCCTTCATACTTAAAGGAAAGAGGTTACAAAACTCATTTGGTCGGTAAGTGGCATGTGGGTATGTCACGAAATCAGTTCCTACCAACCAGAAGGGGATATGACAGCCATTACGGAATGCTCGGCGGATTTGTAGATTATTACACGTACAATAAAGTTGAACTG ttGCCTAATGGGAAAGAGTTCTATGGAGCTGACCTTACGGATAACGATATCCCACAAGACGACGAGGACCGATATATTGTAGACGCACTAACTGAAAGGGCTATAGACA tCATACAAAATCACAATGACTCAAGTCCAATGTTCCTTCACTTGGCGCATAACGTACCACATGCGGGCAACGATGGAGGGCTCCTCCAGCCTCCAAATGTACCACTGTCCAAGAGAAATCAACACATTGCTCATTCTAATAGAAGACTCTATGCag aaatGGTTACTCATTTGGACCTCAGTGTTGGAAAAGTTGTAAAGGCTTTAGCAGATAACGGAATGTTGCAAAACACTATCATCATATTCGCGTCTGATAACGGAGCGCCGACTGTAGGTATGTTTAATAACTGGGGAGTGAATTTACCTTTTCGAGGGAAGAAGCAAACTCCTTGGGAAGGGGGCGTTAGAGTCCCGGCCTTTATATGGCATCCTTCATTAAGACCGAAAGTTTGGGATGGTCTGATGCACGTTACCGATTGGCTCCCCACTCTCGTGGGGGCTGTTGGGGGTGAAGTGAATGTCCAGATTGACGGTGTCAACCAGTGGGATTCTATATCAAAAGATGCAAAACCTAAAAGAAAAGAAGTATTGATTGCTATTGAAGACAGTGATACCAATATTTACGCCGCTTTTAGAGCTGGTGATTATAAGATCGTTGTTGGAAATGTGACCGGCTTAAGCAACGGTTACTATGGGGCTGACTTCATGACCTATAGAGCGTGCCCACCTGATTATTTTACTACTCTCAAGTCTTCAGAGGTAGCTAAGGTTTTCGaatcatttaatatgaaactgGACTACGACGAAGTGTTGGCTATGCGAGAAGCAAGTATTATCAAACAAACAGACCCAGTACGAGACCTGATTCCGTGTGAGCCTAGTCCtg AACGTGGTTGTCTATACAATGTCAAACGGGATCCGTCGGAGAGCCACGACTTATGGAGCAGAGGAACTAAGATAACAGATTTACTGTGGAGTAGATTGAAGAACTTATGGTCAATGCAATTAAGAAGAGGTCCAGTAACGATAGACCCTCGGGCCGATCCAGCAAATTTCGGTTACAGATGGATGCCGTGGCTTAATGACAGTTTGCCAGCCAATACCTTGAATAACACtaattcatccaaaaatgaaATAGCTTCAAATcttagtgaaaaatattatatagtgcCCAATAGTGACGGTTCTTCAGATGGAAAGACAGTAACAACAACAGTTAACTGTCAAGATGTCAAAGGTTTTAGAAATTTCCTTTGCATATTAAGAAGTGTTTTCTAG